The DNA segment AAGAGAAGAAGCCGGTGGTTAAAAAAGCCTTAATCATGGACAGAAActgagaggacagggtggaaatCAACAACAAAACCCGGCTGGAAAATTCCCAAAATTGGGTTGGGTTTCaaaccccagagaagttaaccctTCATGCTCACTCATACCAGTTCCCCTGAAGCTGGAACAGGATTCCCTCTGCTTGTATTCCAGTAAAAGCTTGCTAAGGTAGAATTGTTTCTATTGTGAAGGTTTACTCATAGGCTCTGTTGTTTTCCTGATGACAGGTAGGCAGGAAGCCAATCTCTCACTTCCCATCTTGGGGTTTCGCTGATTATTATCGAAAAGTATTTCATGAGAGGTGTgacattgccccctcctcctcctcctccccccgatcCTGAACCATGCTGTCCAATCAGGACCAAGggagccaggctgctcctctcccGGCTGACTAAGAAGTTGGGAGTATTTAAGAagttgtgggcatggactgtgccttgtttttttcattttttcctcaggAAGGGCACGGACCACTCCAGACTCTGGGAAGCCCCGGCGGGTAGAGATCGATCCTGAGAGAGAGCGCGTGGGTTACAATGTGTTACGGAAAGTGCGCCCGGTGTATTGGCCACTCTTTGGTCAGCCTGGCAGTCCTCTGCATCGTAGCTAATATTTTGCTTTACTTTCCCAATGGAGAGACCAGGTATGCATCCGAAGACCATCTTAGCCGATTCGTCTGGTACTTTTCTGGAATTGTAGGAGGAGGGCTGTTGGTGAGTACAACTTGTTACTACAGGAtgaacctgttttgttttgttttcattcaaaGCTGAAGTCTAGagctttatattaaagtctgtctccctctttagactgtaaggtcactgtggcctGTGAATACATCTacaaactcttttgcattgtactctcccaagtgcttagtaagtacagtgttctacacacagtaagcactcaataaataccattaatgatgatgataattgtggtatttgttaagtgcttactatgtgccaaacactctactaagccttggggtagatagaagatgatcagttcccacaggggctcacagtctaactaggaggaaaaACGggtactgagggaactgaggcacagagaagtgaagtgacttgcctcaggtcacacagcaggtatgtgacggagccaggattagaaccaggtcctctaactaccagtcccaggctctttccactagtcaatgTTGCTTCCCTATgatgacaagagaagcagtgtggctcagtggaaagagcctgggcttcagagtcagaggtcatgggttcgactcctggctctgccacttgtcagctgtgtgactgtgggcaagtcacttaacttctctgtgcctcagttacctcatctgtaaaatggggattaactgtgagcctcacgtgggacaacctgattaccctgtatcttccccaaagcttagaacagtgctctgcacatagtaagtgcttaacaaataccatcattattattattatgacagtagAGGGtgcaccttttttttaatggtattttagtgcttactatgtgccatccactatactaagcgctgagcattGTACCTGGAAATACTATCGCTGCCTACCTCGAGATACAGAAGATATTTAAGGAGTGCATTGTGCTGAATCTCACATCGAAATCCTGTTTCTTGGGTCTCATTTTCTAAAACGGGTTTCCACAGAACTGCtcctccctgcccagagagaTTTTCAAGTTCACCAGCTCTAGGGTTGCTAAAGTTGAAGGTAGTTCTAAGCTCAGCTGTGGTTCCAGGTCTGAAAGGGTTTTTCAGAGGAGTCACTAGCTGTTTTTGCCCAACATGGGTGGGATTTGTTGAGTAATGCAGCATAAATTAACTGCTGCTTGCCCATCAGACTTAGGAGCAGTTGTGTCATTACACACTGGCTCAGAAAGCATTGGAAGCCTGCTTTGGATTAATACTCGAATAAGCCCGCGTGGCACTCTATGGCTttactggggtggggtggagaactCCTGCAACCATCATTCAACTAAGGAATTTTTTTCCGAGAACTGAACGTACTGGACGGACGGTCCTGGCAGTTGAAGCGTTCTCTTGGAAAGGTTCTCAGAAAATCTTAGTAAGCAGAAAGATTAGAAATGAAAAACCTGAAATGTGGTACTCTGGCCCCCCTGCGGCTGTTTGATTAGTAGATGGGCTTTCTGGATGGAAGATCGCCTTACCTTAGCCCTGCCATGAATGGTGGAATGGTAAAGGTTGCTGTGATATTCTGACTTTGGATATTTTGGATTATCATTTGGATTCCCACATGGATATATAAATCAAAGCTGCTTAGGTTTCCTGTCCATCAGCTCCTTCCAACCCTGAAATTTTCCCATTTTGTTTCCTAAGAAACCAGACCACTCCACCTCCTAGGTGGGTATAAAGTAACAGTGCCCCAGGAGTCAGCCCATTTGCTCATGAGACACCTCTCTTTGTGTCGAACGTACTAAATTTAATTCCCTAGATTACATCCCCAGATGCCTACTCCAGTGAGGATGAAACCAGACCACATTGCCGtgcttattgataataataataataataataatgatatttattcagcacttactatgtgccaagcactgttcccagctctgaggtagatacagggtaatcagtttggacacagttcctgtcccacatgggacttacagtcttaatccccattttacagatgagttaacgaggcactgagaagtaagtggcctgtccaaggtctcacagcagacatgtggctgagtggagattagaacacactaactgactctcaggcttgtttttttttccactagaccacactgcttccctagaggtGATACTGCTTCCCTTGAGTTTGAGTTTGTTTTTTATCTGGAGGGCTCAGGCAGTAAAGAATGAGAAATGTTTCCGGACTACTTGACACATTGGCCATATTCACTCATTTATCACAGGAGTCATGAGGGAAAAGGCTAAAGGATGTAtgatttgctctttcctctctagaTGTTCCTCCCAGCGGCGGTGTTCATTGGGCTGGAACAAGAAGACTGCTGTGGCTGCTGCGGCCATGACAACTGTGGGAAGAGCTGTGCGGTAAGTTTTCTCTCCCTGGCTCCCAGACTCCCTGCATGGCTTCTGAAGAGTGActactcactgtggccagggaacgtgtctaccaactctgttgtactgtactcccacaagggcttagtacagggctctgcacacagtaagcactcaataaatatgattgattgactaggaacGACTATTTGTCCCGCTTGTCTTTCCCAGATGCTCTCCTCAGTGCTGGCAGCCCTTATTGGACTAGCTGGGTCCGGATACTGTATCATCGTGGCCGCCCTGGGCTTAGCCGAAGGTCCAAGATGCCTCGATCTCACTGGTCAGTGGAATTACACCTTCGCTGACACCAATGGAAAGTACGTAATTTGCTCCAACGCATTCTTGTCCACACTCTTGGTATTTCTTATGACTGTATCCCTGTCATTCAGTAGCCCGGCATCCTGGGGTGGGTGATAGGGCTAAATCCAAACAAAAGAGGGACCTCTTTTGAAGGAAGACATTTCTAGCAGTACATCCCGTCAACCATCCACACCTCACAGATTTCTTCAACTTTTAGTCAGGGGAagacagggaagagaaagaaagaaaagtagaGATTCATGACCCCATTAATGAaagccagcatggcctaatgagaaacagcatggtctagtggattgagcacaggcctgggagacggagggacctggcttctaattccagctccatctgatgtgtcaccttaggcaagtcactttacttccctgtgtctcggttacctcacctgtaaagatggggagagagggttaagactgtgttccccatgtgggatatagactatgtccaacctgattagcttgcctctatcccagggcttagtacagtgcccgacatatggtaaatgcttaacaaataccatttttaaaaaaaaaggcatgcaGAGGCTTGGGTTTCTGGTGACTCTTTTGAGTCCCGAACAAGTCCAATTTTTTATTCAAAAGTTTCTATGTCTGTGCCCAGGAGAAGCTGAGAGTCCAGAAGGCGTTTATGACTGTTCTAATTTCCCCACATGGCTAGGAGCAACAACAGTCAGTCTGTCAGGTGCCCCAACCCAAGCAACAGTAAACAATACAGCCCACTGGAGATTATATCATCATCTCTGGAACAGAATGTGGGTTTGAAAAACTGGATCAGCTCAATCAGATCAATAATATTTGGATGgggaataattattatttgacctAGTTGCTTTTTTTTCCAGTACAAAAGCCTGCTCCCTTTCCACAGTCAAGCCTCCTGAACCCCAGAGTTTTTTCCCAAAAGGGGGCTCATCTAAGGGGGAAGTCAACCGATGCTTCTGCTACTTGTGTTTTCTACATGCAAGCAGATAGGCTTCTAGCCTGGAATCAACATGATTCGAATTGGTATCTCACTTCGGAAAAGAGAGGTTGAATTCCACGATGTCTTGCTTGCTTGTCACAACAAACCCTGCTTAGCTCAGAGAGCACCATGAGTGCTCAAATTGTATCTTTGAACATCTCCTCCCTGCCAGGAAAGGAAGTTAGAAGAAAGAATTTAGGCCTTTCTTTGGAAAACTAAGTGCAAACCGTCATGGGAAGCAGAATACTCCCTTCTAAATAAGACCCAGATCTGAAAGATTTGGGGGCCCCTAAGAAGCAAAGCAaaagtgttaagcactgggtgTAGTCAAGCAAAGGAAGAAGccagaataataagaatatttgtaatacctgttaagcacttaccctgatTCAAGCCTtgtgctaagcagtagggtacatacaagataaataggttggacacactccctgtcccacagggggctcacaatctaagaaaggagaacaggtatttaatccccatttctcagagagGCAAACTGAGCCAGAGGGAAGcctagtgatttgtccaagatcacgcaggaggcaaattgcagagctgggattagaacccagaaccccgactccctggctcatgccctttcttctaagccatgctgctttgatagCTAGTATATCTTGCAATAATTGCTCAAAAATGGGATCTGGGCTAGACCAGTTTCTGCATAATCTGATAGGATTTTTCCCAACTGGCCTGAGTAAGGAAGGAGGTCTATCATCTTagattccacacacacacacccctgccccTTCTTATTAATCATTCAAAAGTCCTATTTCTGGCAGCTCCTCGCACACATAGGGTTAAGGCCAATGAGACCAGCTGGCTTTCGGAAGGTTCTGTTTGTGGACAGACACAGGGGTCTAGTGAAAACTGCCCTAGAGATGCCTTTCTGCATTTCTTTTAAATGAAGCCATGACAATATTTAAAGAAATAACAAAACATTCCCTTGATTGAAGTTTTTGCCTGATAAGATCAGGGCAGGAATTTCTTCCAAAATGCCTGTGTCGGAGAAGAAACACACCCCATAAACATGTTGAGTTCATTTGAGGATGAAGCTCTGCCCGTCTGTAGGGTAACTGGATTgtaactctaaactgtaaactccttgtgggcagggataaagtctaccactctgttgatttgtactctcccagatgcttgatacagtgctcaacatgcagtaagactcaataaataccatctgatGATTGCATTACCCTAATGTTGCTGGGGCTTTCAATTGCTTTTTTTAATTGGCCAACCTTGACTTCTGGGTTTCATTATTTAATTTGCCCAAAATGGACCCAATCATTTTTTTCAGAGTTAATGTAAACTATGAGATTTTTCAGGGACTCTCCTTATCCTTGTCACTGATATTGATTAATTGGACTTAGGGCAGGAAACTTGGACTAGCAATTCTCATGGGAGGACAGAACTTCTGTTTTGGAGAATTGACAGGCTGACCGGGGGGTAAACCTGAATTGAAACTTCAAGAACTCTCACTGAAAGCTCTAAGCAATCACAGATTGGTTCTTTGCCCATTACATTAAATGTTACCCATTTCAGGGAAGAGATGTCTCatcatgggcatggaatgtgtctatcaactcagttgtattgtgctctccaaatcatttagtacagagtcctgcacacagtaagtgctcaaaaaaagactatttattgattgattccatctaAGAAAAAGAACACAGACAgcaactgagagccagagattaTCGATTCAGCTCCTTGGTCTCCAGCTTTGCGAATTTCTTCCAGACCTAGGAACCTACTGGTTGAC comes from the Ornithorhynchus anatinus isolate Pmale09 chromosome 1, mOrnAna1.pri.v4, whole genome shotgun sequence genome and includes:
- the TM4SF1 gene encoding transmembrane 4 L6 family member 1 isoform X1, producing the protein MCYGKCARCIGHSLVSLAVLCIVANILLYFPNGETRYASEDHLSRFVWYFSGIVGGGLLMFLPAAVFIGLEQEDCCGCCGHDNCGKSCAMLSSVLAALIGLAGSGYCIIVAALGLAEGPRCLDLTGQWNYTFADTNGNYLMDHSSWGNCLQPRNVVQWNVTLFSILLALGGIEFILCLLQVINGVLGGICGFCCSRQQQYDC
- the TM4SF1 gene encoding transmembrane 4 L6 family member 1 isoform X2, which gives rise to MWSLFLLIPQSLRRLIRHFICFLPYETRYASEDHLSRFVWYFSGIVGGGLLMFLPAAVFIGLEQEDCCGCCGHDNCGKSCAMLSSVLAALIGLAGSGYCIIVAALGLAEGPRCLDLTGQWNYTFADTNGNYLMDHSSWGNCLQPRNVVQWNVTLFSILLALGGIEFILCLLQVINGVLGGICGFCCSRQQQYDC